Proteins encoded within one genomic window of Sphaerotilus montanus:
- the dalD gene encoding D-arabinitol 4-dehydrogenase: protein MNVILHLGLGSFHRAHLAVYLHALIQTGDTAWQLAGGNTRPDMAETMAALAAQGGAYTLETISPAGEHRYERVTSIRQVIPYTSDLAGLVAQGASADTKIISFTVTEAGYYLDAHNRLDLATFADLRADLDAARAGQPGSTIYAALTAILRARMASGAGPVTLLNCDNLRHNGDRSRGGLLQFIELIGDAALLDWVQTNTTSPNAMVDRITPRPTPDVRERVLAATGVDDPAALMGESFIQWVIEDRFIAGRPAWETVGVEMVQSVDAYEEAKIRLLNATHSCIAWAGTLVGYLYIHEGTHDPVIRQMAFDYVTDDTIPVLDTPEHPCPIHLPTYRDVVLDRFGNPAICDTNQRVAMDGFSKIPGFIAPTIRERLAQGATIDSVAMLPALFLAYLQRWHQGLIPYTYQDQAMDPAVAHAVCEAADPVAAFCADRPLWGDLAGDARLVAAVRGAGERVARFVAEHNGTAAR, encoded by the coding sequence ATGAACGTCATCCTGCACCTCGGCCTGGGTTCGTTCCACCGCGCCCACCTGGCTGTCTACCTGCACGCGCTGATCCAGACCGGCGACACCGCGTGGCAACTCGCGGGCGGCAACACCCGCCCCGACATGGCCGAGACGATGGCCGCGCTGGCCGCCCAGGGCGGCGCCTACACGCTGGAGACCATTTCCCCGGCGGGCGAGCACCGCTACGAGCGCGTCACCTCGATCCGCCAGGTCATCCCGTACACGTCCGACCTCGCCGGCCTCGTCGCGCAAGGGGCGAGCGCCGACACGAAGATCATCTCCTTCACCGTCACCGAAGCCGGCTACTACCTCGATGCGCACAACCGCCTCGACCTCGCCACCTTCGCTGATCTGCGCGCCGACCTCGACGCCGCGCGCGCGGGCCAGCCCGGCTCGACGATCTACGCCGCGCTGACCGCCATCCTGCGCGCCCGCATGGCGAGTGGCGCGGGTCCGGTGACGCTGCTCAACTGCGACAACCTGCGCCACAACGGCGACCGCTCGCGCGGCGGGTTGCTGCAGTTCATCGAACTCATTGGCGACGCCGCGCTGCTCGACTGGGTGCAGACGAACACCACCAGCCCGAACGCGATGGTCGACCGCATCACCCCGCGTCCGACCCCCGACGTGCGCGAGCGCGTGCTGGCGGCGACCGGCGTCGATGACCCCGCTGCGCTGATGGGCGAGAGCTTCATCCAGTGGGTCATCGAGGACCGCTTCATCGCCGGCCGCCCCGCGTGGGAGACCGTCGGCGTCGAGATGGTGCAGTCCGTCGATGCCTACGAGGAAGCCAAGATCCGCCTGCTCAACGCGACGCACTCGTGCATCGCCTGGGCGGGCACGCTGGTCGGCTACCTCTACATCCACGAGGGCACGCACGATCCGGTGATCCGCCAGATGGCGTTCGACTACGTCACCGACGACACCATCCCCGTGCTCGACACGCCCGAGCACCCGTGCCCGATCCACCTGCCGACCTACCGCGACGTGGTGCTCGACCGCTTCGGCAACCCGGCGATCTGCGACACCAACCAGCGCGTCGCGATGGACGGCTTCAGCAAGATCCCCGGCTTCATCGCGCCGACGATCCGCGAGCGGCTGGCGCAGGGCGCGACGATCGACAGCGTGGCGATGCTGCCGGCGCTGTTCCTGGCCTACCTGCAGCGCTGGCATCAGGGACTGATCCCCTACACCTACCAGGACCAGGCGATGGACCCGGCGGTGGCGCACGCGGTCTGCGAGGCGGCGGACCCGGTCGCTGCTTTCTGCGCCGACCGGCCGCTGTGGGGCGATCTGGCGGGGGATGCGCGGCTGGTGGCGGCGGTGCGCGGGGCGGGCGAGCGGGTGGCGCGCTTCGTGGCGGAACACAACGGGACCGCTGCCCGATAA
- a CDS encoding AraC family transcriptional regulator, translating into MPAKPRSTPRQIKPELEHDYARSPDLGYEAPGEAGFIRCLAHGFPTPLARWHYHDEYELHLITSTSGKAFVGDWIGQFQPGHLVLTGPRLPHNWLSMDLPEGGVPERDLVIQFHHEPLTRSAATIPELAEVLPLLERARHGIEFFGMGERAQQHWHRVKAGRGLRRFTAFCDFLCDLSASTDYRLLSNVQMQSIDDDDSLDQIDAVVSRITDNLSQPFSAADIATELGMSESRFSRFFRRATGNTFTDFVNRVRINRACQLLMESDRLITHICYEVGFNNVANFNRRFLEIKGMTPSEFRKQADNRFGTLSCT; encoded by the coding sequence ATGCCCGCCAAGCCCCGCTCCACGCCCCGCCAGATCAAGCCTGAACTGGAGCACGACTACGCCCGCTCGCCCGACCTGGGCTACGAGGCGCCGGGCGAAGCCGGGTTCATCCGCTGTCTGGCGCACGGGTTTCCGACGCCGCTGGCGCGCTGGCACTACCACGACGAGTACGAGCTGCACCTGATCACCAGCACCTCGGGCAAGGCGTTCGTGGGCGACTGGATCGGCCAGTTCCAGCCCGGCCACCTCGTGCTGACCGGGCCGCGCCTGCCGCACAACTGGCTGTCGATGGACCTGCCCGAAGGGGGCGTGCCCGAGCGGGATCTGGTGATCCAGTTCCACCACGAGCCGCTGACCCGTTCGGCGGCAACGATCCCCGAGCTGGCCGAGGTGCTGCCGCTGCTGGAGCGGGCGCGGCACGGCATCGAGTTCTTCGGCATGGGCGAGCGCGCCCAGCAGCACTGGCACCGCGTCAAGGCCGGCCGTGGGCTGCGCCGCTTCACGGCGTTCTGCGACTTCCTGTGCGACCTCTCGGCGAGCACCGACTACCGGCTGCTGTCGAACGTGCAGATGCAGAGCATCGACGACGACGACTCGCTCGACCAGATCGACGCGGTCGTCAGCCGCATCACCGACAACCTCTCGCAGCCCTTCTCGGCGGCCGACATCGCCACCGAACTCGGCATGAGCGAAAGCCGCTTCAGCCGCTTCTTCCGCCGCGCCACCGGCAACACCTTCACCGACTTCGTCAACCGCGTGCGCATCAACCGCGCCTGCCAGTTGCTGATGGAGTCGGACCGGCTGATCACCCACATCTGCTACGAAGTCGGCTTCAACAACGTCGCCAACTTCAACCGCCGCTTCCTGGAAATCAAGGGCATGACCCCGAGCGAGTTCCGCAAGCAGGCGGACAACCGCTTCGGAACCCTCTCATGTACCTAG
- a CDS encoding SDR family oxidoreductase, whose translation MNQAFQGKVAAVTGSASGIGRASAEALLAGGARVVLVDRDAAGLAAMQAQHGDAVIPLQLDLLDAAQCKSLVPRVLELAGRLDILHANAGLYVGGDLVDADTDAIDRMLHLNINVVMKNVRDVLPHMIARGSGDILVTSSLAAHYPTPWEPVYASSKWAIDCFVQTTRRQVFKHGIRVGAISPGPVMTGLLADWPADKLAEARASGSLLDPAEVGEVITFMLTRPRGMTIRDVVMMPSNFDL comes from the coding sequence ATGAACCAGGCATTCCAGGGAAAAGTCGCCGCCGTCACCGGATCGGCCTCGGGCATCGGCCGCGCCAGCGCCGAGGCGCTGCTGGCGGGTGGCGCGCGTGTCGTGCTGGTCGACCGTGACGCCGCCGGGCTGGCCGCGATGCAGGCGCAGCACGGCGACGCGGTCATCCCGCTGCAGCTCGACCTGCTCGATGCGGCGCAGTGCAAGTCGCTGGTGCCGCGGGTGCTCGAACTCGCCGGCCGGCTCGACATCCTGCACGCCAACGCGGGCCTGTACGTCGGCGGCGATCTGGTGGACGCGGACACCGACGCGATCGACCGGATGCTGCACCTGAACATCAACGTCGTGATGAAGAACGTCCGCGACGTGCTGCCGCACATGATCGCGCGCGGCTCGGGCGACATCCTTGTCACCAGCTCGCTCGCGGCGCATTACCCGACGCCGTGGGAGCCCGTCTACGCCTCGTCGAAGTGGGCGATCGACTGCTTCGTGCAGACGACGCGCCGGCAGGTCTTCAAGCACGGCATCCGCGTCGGCGCGATCTCGCCGGGGCCGGTGATGACGGGGCTGCTCGCCGACTGGCCGGCGGACAAGCTGGCCGAGGCGCGGGCGTCCGGCAGCCTGCTCGACCCGGCTGAGGTCGGCGAAGTCATCACCTTCATGCTGACCCGGCCGCGGGGCATGACGATCCGCGACGTCGTGATGATGCCCAGCAACTTCGATCTGTAA
- a CDS encoding ABC transporter ATP-binding protein yields the protein MAYLQLQGIEKFFGEHRAIKGIDLSIEQGEFVVFVGPSGCGKSTLLRLIAGLERIDGGKLLLDGRDITHLPSSQRDLAMVFQSYALYPHMSVYENMSFALKLAGVDPKVIREKVERAAKILNLTTYLDRTPKALSGGQRQRVAIGRAIVRAPKVFLFDEPLSNLDAALRGQTRVEIAKLHRDLGATTIYVTHDQVEAMTLADRIVVLRDGVIEQVGTPLELYDKPANQFVAQFIGSPQMNVIEGKHVPTVPGVPAGGFLGLRPEDVTLQPAAQATGGLPGTVELVESLGAETLIYVTTDSGAQLVSRQATRSSLRNGDRVGIVVEAANAHRFDAQGRAARAV from the coding sequence ATGGCCTACCTCCAACTCCAAGGCATCGAGAAATTCTTCGGTGAGCACCGCGCGATCAAGGGCATCGACCTGTCGATCGAGCAAGGCGAGTTCGTCGTCTTCGTCGGCCCGTCCGGCTGCGGCAAGTCGACGCTGCTGCGCCTGATCGCCGGGCTGGAGCGCATCGACGGCGGCAAGCTGCTGCTCGACGGCCGCGACATCACGCACCTGCCGTCCAGCCAGCGCGATCTCGCGATGGTCTTCCAGAGCTACGCGCTCTACCCGCACATGAGCGTCTACGAGAACATGAGCTTCGCGCTCAAGCTCGCTGGCGTCGACCCCAAGGTGATCCGCGAGAAGGTCGAGCGCGCGGCGAAGATCCTCAACCTGACCACCTACCTCGACCGCACGCCCAAGGCCCTGTCCGGCGGCCAGCGCCAGCGCGTGGCGATCGGCCGCGCCATCGTGCGGGCGCCGAAGGTGTTCCTGTTCGACGAGCCGCTGTCCAACCTCGACGCGGCGCTGCGCGGCCAGACGCGGGTCGAGATCGCCAAGCTGCACCGCGACCTGGGCGCGACCACGATCTACGTGACCCACGACCAGGTGGAGGCCATGACGCTGGCCGACCGCATCGTCGTGCTGCGCGACGGGGTGATCGAGCAGGTCGGCACGCCGCTGGAGCTGTACGACAAGCCGGCGAACCAGTTCGTCGCGCAGTTCATCGGCTCGCCGCAGATGAACGTCATCGAAGGCAAGCATGTGCCGACGGTGCCGGGTGTGCCGGCGGGCGGGTTCCTCGGGCTGCGACCGGAGGACGTGACGCTGCAGCCGGCCGCACAAGCCACCGGCGGGCTGCCGGGCACGGTCGAACTGGTCGAGTCGCTCGGCGCCGAGACGCTGATCTACGTGACCACCGACAGCGGCGCGCAACTGGTCTCGCGCCAGGCCACGCGCTCGTCGCTGCGCAACGGCGACCGCGTCGGCATCGTCGTCGAGGCCGCCAACGCGCACCGCTTCGATGCGCAGGGCCGTGCCGCCCGCGCGGTGTGA
- the xylB gene encoding xylulokinase: MYLGIDLGTSEVKFLLLDAQHQIHAVVGEPLTVQRPQPLWSEQAPGEWWAATERAMQRLKAEHGAALAQVRAIGLSGQMHGAVLMDAAGEVLRPAILWNDGRSGAECVELEAACPRLHDIAGNLAMPGFTAPKLLWVRKHEPDLFARTATVLLPKDWLRFMLTGERVGEMSDAAGTLWLDVAERRWSAEVLAACGMTEVQMPRLVEGSEVSGVLKAELAARWGLPAGVVIAGGGGDNAASAVGIGAVRPGEGFVSLGTSGVIFLTSDRFRPNPASAMHAFCHALPGTWHQMSVMLSAANGLRWVTHLVGAASEAALLEQVAQLTPQQRARAPLFLPYLNGERTPHNNPHAQGCFFGLTNDHDAAALGYAVVEGVTFGLLDGWHSLGVQPGEVESLSLVGGGARSALWAQLLASAIGVPMVTRRGGEAGGALGAARLAWLADGGAVEEVCRAPQVAATFAPDAAEAAVLGPRHARFKALYRAVEGLFPTA; encoded by the coding sequence ATGTACCTAGGCATCGATCTCGGCACGTCCGAAGTCAAGTTCCTGCTGCTCGACGCGCAGCACCAGATCCACGCCGTCGTCGGTGAGCCGCTGACCGTGCAGCGCCCGCAGCCGCTGTGGAGCGAGCAGGCGCCCGGCGAGTGGTGGGCGGCGACCGAGCGGGCGATGCAGCGGCTGAAGGCCGAACACGGCGCGGCGCTGGCGCAGGTCCGTGCGATCGGGCTGTCCGGGCAGATGCACGGCGCGGTGCTGATGGACGCGGCGGGCGAGGTGCTGCGGCCGGCGATCCTGTGGAACGACGGGCGCAGCGGGGCTGAGTGTGTGGAGCTGGAGGCGGCGTGTCCGCGGCTGCACGACATCGCCGGCAACCTCGCGATGCCGGGGTTCACGGCGCCGAAGCTGCTGTGGGTCCGCAAGCATGAGCCGGACCTCTTCGCCCGCACGGCGACCGTGCTGCTGCCCAAGGACTGGCTGCGCTTCATGCTCACCGGCGAGCGCGTCGGCGAGATGAGCGACGCGGCGGGGACGCTGTGGCTGGATGTCGCCGAGCGGCGCTGGTCGGCCGAGGTGCTGGCCGCGTGTGGCATGACCGAGGTGCAGATGCCGAGGCTGGTCGAGGGCAGCGAAGTGTCGGGCGTGCTCAAGGCGGAGCTGGCCGCGCGCTGGGGTTTGCCGGCGGGTGTGGTGATCGCGGGCGGTGGGGGCGACAACGCGGCGAGCGCGGTCGGCATCGGCGCGGTGCGGCCGGGCGAGGGCTTTGTCTCGCTGGGCACGTCGGGCGTGATCTTCCTGACCAGCGACCGTTTCCGCCCGAACCCGGCCAGCGCGATGCACGCCTTCTGCCACGCGCTGCCCGGCACCTGGCACCAGATGAGCGTGATGCTCAGCGCCGCCAACGGCCTGCGCTGGGTCACGCACCTCGTCGGCGCGGCGAGCGAGGCGGCGCTGCTCGAACAGGTCGCGCAACTGACGCCGCAGCAACGCGCACGCGCCCCGCTGTTCCTGCCCTACCTCAACGGCGAGCGCACGCCGCACAACAACCCGCACGCGCAGGGCTGCTTCTTCGGGCTGACGAACGACCATGACGCGGCGGCGCTCGGGTATGCGGTGGTCGAGGGCGTGACCTTCGGGCTGCTGGACGGGTGGCACTCGCTGGGTGTGCAGCCGGGGGAGGTGGAGAGCCTGTCGCTGGTCGGCGGCGGGGCGCGCAGCGCGCTGTGGGCGCAACTGCTGGCGAGCGCGATCGGGGTGCCGATGGTGACGCGGCGGGGGGGCGAGGCCGGCGGGGCGCTGGGGGCGGCGCGGCTGGCTTGGCTGGCGGATGGGGGGGCGGTGGAGGAGGTCTGCCGGGCGCCGCAGGTGGCGGCGACGTTTGCGCCGGATGCGGCCGAGGCGGCAGTGCTGGGGCCGAGGCATGCGCGGTTCAAGGCGCTGTACCGGGCGGTGGAAGGGCTGTTTCCCACGGCGTGA
- a CDS encoding esterase-like activity of phytase family protein, translating into MSFPPDFPPRLPPHWPVVLLVAGLSLLAAPRVRAQTEVTAVLAGHALVPHDTTVRAPRDAGPFFATAGKFSAASRLRSEALGSVPANTFVGDPKYPRASGGALPVQGQSVQGFSGIVALGKDTFLALTDNGFGSKVNSQDALLMVHRLQADWTTGQVKRTHTTFLHDPDRKIPFAIQNEATRERYLTGVDLDIESIQVVGNEWWIGDEFGPYVVRFDAQGKALGLIEATVGDKTYRSPDHYGMGRLPNYPGDAGTWDVRRSGGFEPMALSKDGRTLHPMFEWPLWDAATKAQEQHDGKPFTRILSLDVASRRYGAQQWKYRFEAAGHVAADFQMLDATTGLVIERDDASEGAGPGCPDAPRTDCFTRPARFKRIYKIDLAQTDADGFVRKVAFIDLTKIANPKRLAKVGPNEDVFVLPHLGPEGLTVVDTRHIVVVNDNNFPFSSGRQIGKPDDNELTLLDIGALVDAK; encoded by the coding sequence ATGTCCTTCCCGCCCGATTTTCCGCCCCGGTTGCCGCCGCATTGGCCCGTCGTGCTGCTGGTGGCCGGCCTGTCGCTGCTCGCCGCGCCGCGCGTGCGCGCCCAGACCGAGGTCACCGCCGTGCTCGCCGGCCACGCGCTGGTGCCGCATGACACGACCGTGCGCGCCCCGCGGGACGCCGGCCCGTTCTTCGCCACCGCCGGCAAGTTCAGCGCCGCCAGCCGCCTGCGCAGCGAAGCGCTCGGCAGCGTGCCGGCCAACACCTTCGTCGGCGATCCGAAGTACCCGCGGGCCTCGGGTGGTGCACTGCCGGTGCAGGGGCAGTCGGTGCAGGGCTTCTCCGGCATCGTGGCGCTCGGCAAGGACACGTTCCTCGCGCTCACCGACAACGGCTTCGGCAGCAAGGTCAACTCGCAGGACGCGCTGCTGATGGTCCACCGGCTGCAGGCGGACTGGACGACCGGCCAGGTCAAGCGCACGCACACCACCTTCCTGCACGACCCGGACCGCAAGATCCCGTTCGCCATCCAGAACGAGGCCACGCGCGAGCGCTACCTGACCGGCGTCGACCTGGACATCGAGTCGATCCAGGTGGTGGGCAACGAGTGGTGGATCGGCGACGAGTTCGGCCCCTACGTGGTCCGCTTCGATGCGCAGGGCAAGGCGCTCGGCCTGATCGAGGCGACGGTCGGCGACAAGACCTACCGCAGCCCGGACCACTACGGAATGGGCCGCCTGCCGAACTACCCCGGCGACGCGGGCACCTGGGACGTGCGCCGCTCGGGCGGGTTCGAGCCGATGGCGCTGTCGAAGGACGGCCGCACGCTCCACCCGATGTTCGAATGGCCGCTGTGGGACGCAGCGACCAAGGCGCAGGAGCAGCACGACGGCAAGCCCTTCACCCGCATCCTGTCGCTGGACGTGGCCAGCCGGCGCTATGGCGCGCAGCAGTGGAAGTACCGCTTCGAGGCGGCCGGTCATGTCGCCGCCGATTTCCAGATGCTGGACGCCACCACCGGTCTGGTCATCGAGCGCGACGACGCCAGCGAAGGCGCCGGCCCCGGCTGCCCGGACGCGCCGCGCACCGACTGCTTCACCCGCCCGGCCCGCTTCAAGCGGATCTACAAGATCGACCTGGCCCAGACCGACGCCGACGGCTTCGTGCGCAAGGTCGCCTTCATCGACCTGACGAAGATCGCCAACCCGAAGCGGCTGGCCAAGGTCGGCCCGAACGAGGACGTCTTCGTGCTGCCGCACCTCGGCCCCGAAGGACTGACGGTGGTGGACACGCGGCACATCGTCGTCGTCAACGACAACAACTTTCCGTTCTCGTCGGGGCGGCAGATCGGCAAGCCGGATGACAACGAGTTGACGTTGCTGGACATCGGGGCGTTGGTGGACGCGAAGTAA
- a CDS encoding carbohydrate ABC transporter permease, whose amino-acid sequence MSRAPTFTPALAVRTVVAWLVTLLLFFPLGWLVLTAFKTELQAISVPPLLFFTPTLENFHEVQERSDYLLYAQNSLVTSVASTVLGLLLAAPAAYSMAFFKGPHTKDVLMWMLSTKMMPAVGALMPIYVLAQWSGLLDTQLGLIIIFTLSNLPIMVWMLYSGYKDIPPEILEAARMDGATLWQEFRQVLLPLSLGGLASTGLLCLVLSWNEAFWSLTLSAAKAGTLAALIASYSSPEGLFWAKLSAASLMAIAPIVVFGWFSQKQLVQGLTFGAVK is encoded by the coding sequence ATGTCCAGAGCCCCCACTTTCACGCCCGCCCTCGCGGTGCGCACCGTCGTCGCCTGGCTGGTGACGCTGCTCCTGTTCTTCCCGCTCGGCTGGCTGGTGCTGACCGCGTTCAAGACCGAGCTGCAGGCGATCTCCGTGCCGCCGCTGCTGTTCTTCACACCGACGCTGGAGAACTTCCACGAGGTGCAGGAACGCAGCGACTACCTGCTCTACGCCCAGAACTCGCTGGTCACCAGCGTGGCTTCGACGGTGCTGGGTCTGCTGCTGGCGGCCCCGGCGGCGTACTCGATGGCCTTCTTCAAGGGCCCGCACACCAAGGACGTGCTGATGTGGATGCTGTCCACGAAGATGATGCCGGCGGTGGGTGCGCTGATGCCGATCTACGTGCTGGCGCAGTGGTCGGGCCTGCTCGACACGCAGCTCGGGCTGATCATCATCTTCACGCTGAGCAACCTGCCGATCATGGTCTGGATGCTGTACTCGGGCTACAAGGACATCCCGCCCGAGATCCTGGAAGCCGCGCGCATGGACGGCGCGACGCTGTGGCAGGAGTTCCGCCAGGTGCTGCTGCCGCTGTCGCTGGGCGGGCTGGCGTCCACGGGGCTGCTGTGCCTGGTGCTGAGCTGGAACGAGGCGTTCTGGAGCCTCACGCTCAGCGCGGCCAAGGCCGGCACGCTCGCCGCGCTGATCGCCAGCTACTCCAGTCCGGAAGGGCTGTTCTGGGCCAAGTTGTCGGCGGCCTCGCTGATGGCCATCGCGCCCATCGTCGTGTTCGGCTGGTTCAGCCAGAAGCAACTGGTGCAAGGTCTGACCTTCGGCGCCGTCAAGTAA
- a CDS encoding Fic family protein: MVMLYDSVHQFEPLLPSDAAQSPLLSQAHDLARSALLLAGSAVPGELRCLLRSMTSYYSNRIEGQHTRPFEIEQALRRDFSANRELAARQRLAVAHIETEAVLESRYTGADGVRRLYSLDAVQDIHRELFNRLPTEDLNPDAGPVIAPGILRTREVSVGHHIAPAWQAVPTFLTRWAEVYGNTRRGEAALLALAAAHQRLGWIHPFVDGNGRVMRLHTHTLLAALGYTGGLWSPLRGFARSTDRYYALLAAADESRRGDLDGRGNLSQRALVDWIGYVLSVCQDQVAFMSGLLRLGDMERRIAACLAFEEQTLRSGVRMAALRPLHYLFVTDGALERGEFKQMTGLGERTAGSLLRALLQRGLLVSDTPQGRVRFGLPLHALRFCFPALWPEAEVDDGDTQQGGAEA; this comes from the coding sequence ATGGTCATGCTCTACGACTCCGTCCACCAGTTCGAGCCGCTGCTGCCGTCTGACGCCGCGCAGTCGCCGCTGTTGTCCCAGGCACATGACCTGGCGCGGTCGGCGCTCCTGCTGGCCGGCTCAGCGGTGCCTGGCGAACTGCGCTGTCTGCTGCGCAGCATGACCTCGTACTACTCCAACCGCATCGAGGGCCAGCACACGCGGCCGTTCGAGATCGAGCAGGCGCTGCGGCGCGACTTTTCCGCCAACCGGGAACTGGCCGCCCGGCAGCGGCTGGCGGTGGCGCACATCGAGACCGAGGCGGTGCTGGAGTCGCGCTACACCGGCGCTGACGGCGTCCGGCGGCTTTACAGCCTCGACGCCGTGCAGGACATCCACCGCGAACTGTTCAACCGCCTGCCGACCGAAGACCTGAACCCTGACGCTGGCCCCGTCATCGCACCCGGCATCCTGCGCACCCGCGAGGTCAGCGTCGGCCACCACATCGCCCCGGCGTGGCAGGCGGTGCCGACCTTCCTGACCCGCTGGGCCGAGGTGTACGGCAACACCCGCCGAGGTGAAGCCGCCTTGCTGGCCCTGGCTGCTGCGCACCAGCGGCTGGGCTGGATCCACCCGTTCGTCGATGGCAATGGCCGGGTGATGCGGCTGCACACGCACACGCTGCTGGCAGCGCTGGGCTACACCGGGGGGCTGTGGTCGCCGCTGCGGGGTTTTGCGCGAAGCACCGACCGCTACTACGCGCTGCTGGCGGCGGCGGACGAATCGCGTCGAGGGGACCTGGACGGCCGGGGCAACCTGAGCCAGCGGGCGCTGGTGGACTGGATCGGCTACGTGCTGTCGGTCTGTCAGGACCAGGTGGCATTCATGTCGGGGCTGCTGCGGCTGGGCGACATGGAGCGCCGCATCGCCGCCTGCCTCGCCTTCGAGGAGCAGACGCTGCGCTCGGGTGTCCGGATGGCGGCGCTGCGACCGCTGCACTACCTGTTCGTCACCGATGGGGCGCTGGAGCGCGGCGAGTTCAAGCAGATGACAGGCCTGGGCGAGCGCACGGCGGGGTCGCTGCTGCGGGCGCTGCTGCAGCGGGGCCTGCTGGTCAGCGACACGCCGCAGGGGCGGGTGCGCTTCGGGTTGCCGCTGCATGCGCTGCGGTTCTGCTTTCCGGCGCTGTGGCCGGAGGCTGAGGTGGATGACGGCGATACGCAGCAGGGTGGGGCGGAAGCGTAG
- a CDS encoding alkaline phosphatase D family protein yields the protein MSPARRSDAASDVSQPVAGRRTFVRDLALGGLALGSLGLSGCGGGGDDAAAPAVVVPTVSYAHGVASGDPLSDRVILWTRLTTAETSAVTVAWEVATSAAFTTLVASGTTTTDASRDWTVKVDATGLQPGTRYWYRFKVGTQTSPVGRARTLPVGAVSQVRLAVFSCAHYGAGYFNVYAAAAQRDDLDAALHLGDYLYEYGRDGYANEQAAALGRLALPATELLTLADYRQRHAQVRADADLQALHAAVPMIAVWDDHEIANDTWRDGAENHTTATEGAFADRRAAAVQAWHEWLPVRTGADRLSIYRSFAFGDLLALHMLDTRVLARDQQLDYANFLTATGLNAAAFTSAMSDPARQVLGTAQSGWLQTQMSSSTATWQVLGQQVLMGRMHIPAPILLDALVPGSGVSVSAYAAIVNKARTAPATLTVVEQAVLAQPSVPYNLDAWDGYPVARETLLGTARVLNKNLVVLAGDTHNAWASDLQDASGNAIGVEFATSSVTSPGFETVLPNENPAALAAGLTELIGPLVYADTARRGYLVVTATPAECCADWVYVSTVASRTYTTVSDKALRVLPGVGNRKIVAV from the coding sequence ATGAGCCCAGCCCGCCGTTCCGATGCCGCGTCCGATGTCAGCCAACCCGTCGCCGGCCGGCGGACCTTCGTGCGCGACCTGGCCCTCGGCGGGCTGGCGCTGGGCTCGCTCGGTCTGAGCGGCTGCGGCGGCGGCGGCGATGACGCAGCGGCACCGGCCGTGGTCGTGCCCACCGTCAGCTACGCGCACGGGGTGGCCAGCGGCGATCCGCTCTCCGACCGCGTCATCCTCTGGACCCGCCTGACCACCGCCGAGACCAGCGCCGTCACCGTCGCCTGGGAAGTGGCCACCAGCGCCGCGTTCACCACCCTCGTCGCCAGCGGCACCACCACCACCGACGCCAGCCGCGACTGGACCGTCAAGGTCGACGCCACCGGCCTGCAGCCGGGCACGCGCTACTGGTACCGCTTCAAGGTCGGCACCCAGACCTCGCCCGTCGGCCGCGCCCGCACGCTGCCGGTCGGCGCGGTCAGCCAGGTGCGGCTGGCGGTGTTCTCCTGCGCGCACTACGGGGCGGGTTACTTCAACGTCTACGCCGCGGCCGCGCAGCGCGACGATCTGGACGCGGCGCTGCACCTTGGCGACTACCTCTATGAATACGGCCGCGACGGCTACGCCAACGAACAGGCCGCCGCGCTCGGCCGCCTCGCCCTGCCGGCGACCGAGCTGCTGACGCTGGCCGACTACCGCCAGCGCCACGCCCAGGTCCGCGCCGACGCCGACCTGCAGGCGCTGCATGCCGCCGTGCCGATGATCGCCGTGTGGGACGACCATGAGATCGCCAACGACACGTGGCGCGATGGCGCCGAGAACCACACCACCGCCACCGAAGGCGCCTTCGCCGACCGCCGCGCCGCCGCCGTGCAGGCCTGGCACGAATGGCTGCCGGTGCGCACCGGCGCGGACCGGCTGTCGATCTACCGCAGCTTCGCGTTCGGTGACCTGCTGGCGCTGCACATGCTCGACACCCGCGTGCTCGCCCGCGACCAGCAGCTCGACTACGCCAACTTCCTCACCGCCACCGGCCTGAACGCCGCGGCGTTCACCTCGGCGATGAGCGACCCGGCGCGGCAGGTGCTCGGCACGGCGCAGTCCGGCTGGCTGCAGACGCAGATGAGCAGCTCGACCGCGACCTGGCAGGTGCTCGGGCAGCAGGTGCTGATGGGCCGCATGCACATCCCGGCGCCGATCCTGCTGGACGCGCTGGTGCCGGGCTCGGGCGTCAGCGTCTCGGCCTACGCCGCGATCGTCAACAAGGCCCGCACCGCGCCGGCCACACTCACGGTGGTCGAACAAGCGGTCCTCGCGCAGCCGAGCGTGCCGTACAACCTGGACGCCTGGGACGGCTACCCGGTGGCGCGCGAGACCCTGCTCGGCACGGCCCGGGTGCTGAACAAGAACCTCGTCGTGCTGGCCGGCGACACGCACAACGCCTGGGCCAGCGACCTGCAGGACGCCAGCGGCAATGCGATCGGCGTCGAGTTCGCGACCAGCTCGGTGACCTCGCCGGGCTTCGAGACCGTGCTGCCGAACGAGAACCCGGCTGCGCTCGCCGCGGGTCTGACCGAGCTGATCGGGCCGCTGGTCTACGCCGACACGGCGCGCCGCGGCTACCTCGTCGTCACGGCCACGCCGGCCGAGTGCTGCGCGGACTGGGTGTACGTCAGCACGGTGGCGTCGCGGACGTACACGACGGTGTCGGACAAGGCGCTGCGGGTGCTGCCGGGGGTGGGGAATCGGAAGATCGTGGCGGTCTGA